A part of Lacinutrix sp. 5H-3-7-4 genomic DNA contains:
- a CDS encoding gliding motility-associated C-terminal domain-containing protein produces the protein MFRIILRLIFLHCSSESVITRTWTLIDDCGNTTTQVQTITIQDTTVPTFTAPADIEIFTDASCNYDATVTQTGDVTDEADNCSASIDATFTDVVTAGTCEGAYIITRTWTLTDDCGNTATEQTQTITVLDNTAPTFTAPADIEIFTDASCNYDATVTQTGDVTDEADNCSASIDATFTDVVTAGTCEGTYIITRTWTLTDDCGNTATEQTQTITVSDNTAPTFTAPADIEIFTDASCNYDATVTQTGDVTDEADNCSTSIDATFTDVVTAGTCEGAYIITRTWTLTDDCGNTATEQTQTITVSDNTAPTFTAPADITINCEENPDNLTLTGDVTDEADNCSSGLEATYTDTTNPGACENEVTITRTWSLTDNCGNTTTAIQTINVQDNTAPDISACNVTDQTVECTADLNQTIADQWNADNIAALEACATDNCDTSFSGQVSSDYDYNNLNTVCGPCGNITVTYTVSDNCGNTSTVTATLSFGDTTGPDLSSCDVTDQTLECDGQNNQTIADNWNNDNITAIQACADDINVTITSNYDFNNLNATCGAGGTISVTYTATDDCGNTANINATLTLEDSTDPSFTTPQDITINCDQDPTDLTLTGDVTDETDACSGALNATFQDSIAAGNCSSESVITRTWTLIDDCGNTTTQVQTITIQDTTVPTFTAPADIEIFTDASCNYDATVTQTGDVTDEADNCSASIDATFTDVVTAGDCEGAYIITRTWTLTDDCGNTATEQTQTITVSDNTAPTFTAPADIEIFTDASCNYDATVTQTGDVTDEADNCSASIDATFTDVVTAGDCEGAYIITRTWTLTDDCGNTATEQTQTITVSDNTAPTFTAPADIEIFTDASCNYDATVTQTGDVTDEADNCSASIDATFTDVVTAGDCEGAYIITRTWTLTDDCGNTATEQTQTITVSDNTAPTFTAPADIEIFTDASCNYDATVTQTGDVTDETDNCSATLDATFTDVVTAGTCEGAYIITRTWTLTDDCGNTATEQTQTITVSDNTAPTFTAPADIEIFTDASCNYDATVTQTGDVTDEADNCSASIDATFTDVVTAGTCEGAYIITRTWTLTDDCGNTATEQTQTITVSDNTAPTFTAPADIEIFTDASCNYDATVTQTGDVTDEADNCSTSIDATFTDVVTAGDCEGAYIITRTWTLTDDCGNTANEQTQTITVSDNIGPDLSNCDVTDETIECTGSDNETIANDWNASNIAILTSCGVDNCNTNNTNTVVSDYDFNNLNSSCGVGGTITVNYTVGDNCGNTTTIQATLTIEDSIAPILLTDIDASIYVTCSEIPEPPTLEFTDDCSTLDVTIDFTETDTSDGSGEDYQIFWTWTATDSCGNIKEITQTLNVVSEDFVVEQEDARCFNDGLIDLFEYLDEGADITGTWTVISGDTTIEDGIFDPLEVELGNYTFSYTLPEGNCLKTTEVTIEINDECIELPCGVDTFKISKAVTPNGDGFNDFFEVGGVKKCGFIIELQIFNRYGGIIFESKNYQNDWNGSSIRTSLGGADKLPNGTYYYVVIIQDSGLDPITGPLYLGTK, from the coding sequence ATGTTCAGGATAATACTGCGCCTGATATTTCTGCACTGCAGTAGTGAATCTGTTATTACTAGAACTTGGACCTTAATTGATGATTGTGGAAACACAACTACTCAAGTACAAACCATTACAATTCAAGATACAACCGTACCTACTTTTACTGCGCCTGCTGATATTGAAATCTTTACTGATGCTTCTTGTAATTATGATGCGACTGTAACTCAAACGGGTGATGTAACAGATGAAGCTGATAACTGTTCTGCTTCTATCGATGCTACTTTTACTGATGTGGTGACTGCTGGTACTTGTGAAGGTGCGTATATCATTACTAGAACTTGGACCTTAACGGATGATTGTGGAAATACTGCTACTGAGCAAACACAAACTATTACAGTGTTAGATAATACTGCGCCTACTTTTACTGCGCCTGCTGATATTGAAATATTTACTGATGCTTCTTGTAATTATGATGCGACTGTAACTCAAACGGGTGATGTAACGGATGAAGCTGATAACTGTTCTGCTTCTATCGATGCTACTTTTACTGATGTGGTTACTGCTGGTACTTGTGAAGGTACTTATATCATTACTAGAACTTGGACCTTAACGGATGATTGTGGAAATACTGCTACTGAGCAAACACAAACTATTACGGTGTCTGATAATACTGCGCCTACTTTTACTGCGCCTGCTGATATTGAAATATTTACTGATGCCTCTTGTAACTATGATGCTACTGTAACTCAAACGGGTGATGTAACGGATGAAGCTGATAACTGTTCTACTTCTATCGATGCTACTTTTACTGATGTAGTGACTGCTGGTACTTGTGAAGGTGCTTATATCATTACTAGAACTTGGACCTTAACTGATGATTGTGGAAATACTGCTACTGAGCAAACACAAACTATTACGGTTTCTGATAATACTGCACCTACTTTTACTGCGCCTGCTGATATTACTATTAACTGTGAAGAAAACCCAGATAATTTAACTTTAACTGGTGATGTGACTGATGAAGCAGATAATTGTTCTTCTGGATTAGAAGCAACATATACTGATACTACTAATCCTGGTGCTTGTGAAAATGAAGTAACAATCACAAGAACTTGGTCTTTAACTGATAACTGTGGGAATACTACAACAGCTATACAAACTATAAATGTTCAGGATAATACTGCGCCTGATATTTCTGCTTGTAATGTTACTGATCAAACTGTTGAGTGTACTGCTGATCTAAATCAAACGATCGCTGACCAATGGAATGCTGATAATATTGCTGCTTTGGAAGCTTGTGCTACTGACAATTGTGACACTTCTTTCTCTGGTCAAGTATCTTCTGATTACGATTACAACAACTTAAACACGGTATGTGGTCCTTGTGGAAATATTACTGTAACATATACGGTATCTGATAATTGTGGTAATACTTCAACGGTAACTGCTACTCTTTCTTTTGGTGATACTACTGGTCCTGATCTTTCTTCTTGCGATGTTACTGATCAAACTCTTGAATGTGATGGGCAAAACAACCAAACAATTGCTGATAACTGGAATAATGATAATATAACTGCTATCCAAGCTTGTGCTGATGATATTAATGTTACTATTACTTCTAATTATGACTTTAATAATTTAAATGCTACTTGTGGTGCTGGTGGAACTATAAGCGTTACTTATACTGCTACTGATGATTGTGGAAATACTGCAAATATTAATGCTACTTTAACTCTTGAAGATTCTACTGATCCATCTTTTACAACGCCTCAAGATATTACTATTAATTGTGATCAAGATCCTACAGATTTAACGCTTACTGGTGATGTAACGGATGAAACAGATGCTTGTTCTGGCGCTTTAAATGCTACTTTCCAAGATTCTATCGCTGCTGGGAACTGCAGTAGTGAATCTGTTATTACTAGAACTTGGACCTTAATTGATGATTGTGGAAACACAACTACTCAAGTACAAACCATTACAATTCAAGATACAACCGTACCTACTTTTACTGCACCAGCTGATATTGAAATATTTACTGATGCCTCTTGTAACTATGATGCTACAGTAACTCAAACGGGTGATGTAACGGATGAAGCTGATAACTGTTCTGCTTCTATCGATGCTACTTTTACTGATGTAGTGACTGCTGGTGATTGTGAAGGTGCTTATATCATTACGAGAACTTGGACCTTAACGGATGATTGTGGAAATACTGCTACTGAGCAAACACAAACTATTACGGTTTCTGATAATACTGCGCCTACTTTTACTGCGCCTGCTGATATTGAAATATTTACTGATGCTTCTTGTAATTATGATGCTACAGTAACTCAAACGGGTGATGTAACGGATGAAGCTGATAACTGTTCTGCTTCTATCGATGCTACTTTTACTGATGTGGTGACTGCTGGTGATTGTGAAGGTGCGTATATCATTACTAGAACTTGGACTTTAACTGATGATTGTGGAAATACTGCTACTGAGCAAACACAAACCATTACAGTGTCTGATAATACTGCACCTACTTTTACTGCGCCTGCTGATATTGAAATATTTACTGATGCCTCTTGTAACTATGATGCTACAGTAACTCAAACGGGTGATGTAACGGATGAAGCTGATAACTGTTCTGCTTCTATCGATGCTACTTTTACTGATGTGGTGACTGCTGGTGATTGTGAAGGTGCTTATATCATTACGAGAACTTGGACTTTAACTGATGATTGTGGAAATACTGCTACTGAGCAAACACAAACTATTACAGTGTCTGATAATACTGCACCTACTTTTACTGCGCCTGCTGATATTGAAATATTTACTGATGCTTCTTGTAACTATGATGCTACAGTAACTCAAACGGGTGATGTAACGGATGAAACTGATAACTGTTCTGCTACACTTGATGCTACTTTTACTGATGTGGTGACTGCTGGTACTTGTGAAGGTGCGTATATCATTACGAGAACTTGGACCTTAACGGATGATTGTGGAAATACTGCTACTGAGCAAACACAAACTATTACGGTGTCTGATAATACTGCACCTACTTTTACTGCGCCTGCTGATATTGAAATATTTACTGATGCTTCTTGTAACTATGATGCGACTGTAACTCAAACGGGTGATGTAACGGATGAAGCTGATAACTGTTCTGCTTCTATCGATGCTACTTTTACTGATGTGGTGACTGCTGGTACTTGTGAAGGTGCTTATATCATTACGAGAACTTGGACCTTAACTGATGATTGTGGAAATACTGCTACTGAGCAAACACAAACTATTACAGTGTCTGATAATACTGCACCTACTTTTACTGCGCCTGCTGATATTGAAATATTTACTGATGCTTCTTGTAATTATGATGCTACAGTAACTCAAACGGGTGATGTAACGGATGAAGCTGATAACTGTTCTACTTCTATCGATGCTACTTTTACTGATGTGGTGACTGCTGGTGATTGTGAAGGTGCGTATATCATTACGAGAACTTGGACCTTAACTGATGATTGTGGAAATACTGCTAATGAGCAAACACAAACTATTACGGTGTCTGATAATATAGGACCAGACTTATCAAATTGTGATGTGACAGATGAGACAATTGAATGTACAGGTTCAGATAATGAAACAATTGCTAATGATTGGAATGCTTCAAATATTGCAATTTTAACAAGTTGTGGAGTTGATAATTGTAATACAAATAACACAAATACAGTAGTTTCAGATTATGACTTTAACAACTTAAACTCATCTTGTGGTGTTGGAGGAACAATAACTGTTAATTATACAGTTGGTGACAACTGTGGAAACACGACAACTATTCAAGCTACCTTAACAATTGAAGATAGTATTGCTCCAATATTATTAACAGATATAGATGCTTCAATTTATGTGACTTGTTCAGAAATACCAGAACCTCCTACTTTAGAGTTTACAGATGACTGCTCTACTTTAGATGTAACTATCGATTTTACAGAAACTGATACAAGCGATGGATCTGGAGAAGATTATCAAATATTTTGGACTTGGACTGCTACAGATTCTTGTGGTAATATTAAAGAGATTACACAAACTTTAAATGTTGTAAGTGAAGATTTTGTTGTAGAACAAGAAGATGCTAGATGTTTTAATGATGGACTAATTGATTTATTTGAATATTTAGATGAAGGAGCAGATATTACTGGAACATGGACTGTAATTTCTGGTGACACAACAATAGAAGATGGTATATTTGATCCGTTAGAAGTTGAATTAGGTAATTATACTTTCAGTTATACATTACCTGAAGGAAATTGCTTAAAAACTACAGAAGTAACAATAGAAATTAATGATGAATGTATTGAATTACCATGTGGTGTAGACACATTCAAAATTTCTAAAGCTGTCACACCTAATGGTGATGGATTTAATGATTTCTTTGAAGTTGGTGGTGTTAAAAAATGTGGGTTTATAATCGAACTACAAATATTTAATAGATATGGTGGCATTATTTTTGAATCTAAAAACTACCAAAACGACTGGAATGGTTCTTCTATTAGAACATCTTTAGGAGGTGCAGATAAGTTACCAAACGGAACTTACTATTATGTTGTTATAATTCAAGACAGTGGTTTAGATCCAATAACAGGACCACTATACTTAGGTACTAAATAA
- a CDS encoding type IX secretion system membrane protein PorP/SprF — MKNKTILTFAIIVFSFALSFAQQLPQFSQYMFNTISINPAYAGSRETLSVVGLHRSQWVGLEGGPSTQTLSIHSPMKNEKVGLGLSIINDQLGYENFIFVYGDFSYTIQTGEKTKLAFGLKAGFTHYSLDNIGFLNEEEVYSDPFFSDVSSRWNPNVGVGLFWHTNKWYVGLSAPRILNTDYNLANKVDNVDYVALERVGYYLTGGYVFNLSENTKLKPAVLAKVVNGAPLSFDINANLLFYEKLWLGAGYRYNQDTTTLGALVDFQIDKQLRIGYTYEYFLSDLRPYTSGTHEIILMYELFKPQKRIKSPRYF; from the coding sequence ATGAAAAATAAAACAATATTAACATTTGCAATTATAGTTTTTAGTTTTGCGTTAAGTTTCGCTCAACAATTACCACAATTCTCGCAATATATGTTTAATACTATATCTATAAATCCTGCTTATGCAGGAAGTAGAGAGACTTTAAGTGTTGTTGGTTTACACAGAAGTCAATGGGTAGGATTAGAAGGTGGTCCTAGTACACAAACACTGTCTATTCATTCTCCAATGAAAAACGAAAAAGTTGGATTAGGGCTTTCTATAATTAATGACCAATTAGGATATGAAAATTTCATATTTGTTTATGGTGATTTTTCATATACCATACAAACAGGAGAGAAAACAAAATTAGCATTTGGATTAAAAGCAGGTTTCACTCACTATAGCTTAGATAATATTGGTTTTTTAAATGAAGAAGAAGTTTATTCAGATCCTTTTTTTAGTGATGTTAGCAGCCGTTGGAACCCAAATGTAGGTGTTGGTTTATTTTGGCACACTAATAAATGGTACGTAGGTTTATCTGCTCCAAGAATATTAAATACAGATTATAATTTAGCAAATAAAGTAGATAACGTAGATTACGTCGCATTAGAACGTGTTGGCTATTATTTAACTGGAGGTTATGTATTTAATTTAAGTGAAAATACTAAACTAAAACCAGCTGTATTAGCCAAAGTAGTTAATGGCGCACCACTTTCTTTCGATATTAACGCAAATCTATTATTTTATGAAAAACTTTGGCTTGGTGCCGGTTACCGCTATAATCAAGATACAACTACACTAGGAGCTTTAGTAGATTTTCAAATAGACAAACAATTAAGAATTGGTTATACTTACGAATATTTTCTTTCAGACTTAAGACCATATACAAGTGGAACACACGAAATTATACTTATGTATGAGCTCTTTAAACCTCAAAAACGTATAAAATCTCCAAGATATTTTTAA
- a CDS encoding OmpA family protein has translation MKKILFILTFISISALGSAQVKVADNFFRDYAYYQATELYLEVLKKGDTTEHVLTRLGDCYYNNSNVKMASYWYKKAVTKYNDVNPEYIYKYIQTLRSLNQFSESKKWTQVFKERKKNDKRVKQEEDFDIEKFEALENTERVYVDFKNLDLNTEYSDFGSFEIDNKLYFASTRVRDTIIDEKLIYQWNKEPFLNIYQAEVKIEDSKQVISDPVEINSNSINSAFHEASVTITNDGKTIYFTRDNLNKKGKKVTYDKKGTSNLRIFRAKLENDKWSKPEDLPFNGDDFSNGSPALSPDNNTLYFVSDREDGFGQTDLYKIKINKDGTFGEPKNLGSKINTEGRENFPFIAKDSTLYFSSDAHLNLGLLDIFESNILKKDTTDVYIKNLGAPFNSGFDDFAFFINSDTKTGYFSSNRDGGNGGDDIYSFGKYECKQTITGITRNKLSNEPLPKTVVKLMDESGKVIEMVTSDENGFYEFKDVACNSKFVVLAEKVIYRPDQRDIKTSEVNAEETQVDLFLTPLIVDSEIVINPIFFDYDKSNIRPDAAYELENIVVVMREHPNMVIKIESHTDSRGRDKYNEKLSDRRAKSTRDYLFSRGIAKDRIESAIGYGESQLLNKCSNGVKCSEEEHQKNRRSKFIITSGYSK, from the coding sequence ATGAAAAAAATACTATTCATACTAACTTTTATATCAATATCTGCTCTTGGTAGTGCACAAGTAAAAGTTGCAGATAACTTTTTTAGAGACTATGCTTATTATCAAGCAACAGAACTTTATTTAGAAGTACTAAAAAAAGGAGATACTACAGAACATGTTTTAACAAGACTTGGTGATTGCTATTACAACAACTCTAATGTTAAAATGGCTAGTTACTGGTATAAAAAAGCAGTTACAAAATATAATGATGTAAATCCAGAATACATTTATAAGTACATACAAACACTAAGAAGTTTAAATCAATTTTCAGAATCTAAAAAATGGACGCAAGTTTTTAAAGAAAGAAAGAAAAATGATAAACGTGTAAAACAAGAAGAAGATTTTGATATAGAAAAATTTGAAGCATTAGAAAATACAGAACGTGTTTATGTAGATTTTAAAAATTTAGATTTAAACACAGAATATTCAGACTTTGGAAGTTTTGAAATTGATAACAAACTATACTTCGCCTCTACTAGAGTAAGAGATACTATTATAGATGAAAAATTAATATATCAATGGAATAAAGAACCTTTTCTAAATATATATCAAGCCGAAGTTAAAATTGAAGATTCAAAACAAGTAATTAGTGATCCAGTAGAAATTAATTCTAACAGTATAAACTCTGCTTTTCACGAAGCTTCTGTTACTATAACTAATGATGGGAAAACAATTTATTTTACAAGAGATAATTTAAATAAAAAAGGAAAAAAAGTAACCTACGATAAAAAGGGCACATCAAACTTAAGAATTTTTAGAGCCAAATTAGAAAATGATAAATGGAGTAAACCTGAAGATTTACCATTTAATGGAGACGATTTTTCTAATGGTTCACCTGCACTGAGTCCAGATAATAATACATTATATTTTGTTTCAGATCGTGAAGATGGTTTTGGGCAAACAGACTTATACAAAATAAAAATAAATAAAGATGGTACCTTTGGTGAACCAAAAAACTTAGGTTCTAAAATTAATACTGAAGGACGAGAAAACTTTCCATTTATAGCGAAAGACTCTACTCTATATTTTTCATCTGATGCCCATTTAAACTTAGGTCTATTAGATATTTTTGAATCTAATATTTTAAAAAAGGATACTACAGACGTTTATATTAAAAACTTAGGAGCTCCATTTAATAGTGGGTTTGATGATTTTGCTTTTTTTATAAATTCTGATACTAAAACAGGCTATTTTTCATCAAACAGAGATGGTGGAAATGGTGGAGATGATATTTATTCATTTGGAAAATACGAATGTAAACAGACTATTACTGGTATAACAAGAAATAAACTCTCTAACGAACCACTGCCTAAAACTGTTGTAAAACTTATGGACGAATCTGGTAAAGTTATAGAAATGGTAACGTCTGACGAAAATGGGTTTTATGAATTTAAAGATGTTGCTTGTAATTCTAAATTTGTAGTATTAGCAGAGAAAGTTATTTATAGGCCAGACCAAAGAGATATTAAAACATCTGAGGTGAATGCCGAAGAAACTCAAGTTGATTTATTTTTAACACCATTAATTGTTGACAGTGAAATTGTAATAAACCCAATTTTCTTTGATTACGATAAATCTAACATACGACCAGATGCAGCATACGAACTAGAAAATATTGTAGTTGTTATGCGAGAACATCCTAATATGGTAATTAAAATTGAATCTCATACAGATAGTAGAGGAAGAGATAAATACAATGAAAAACTCTCGGACAGAAGAGCAAAATCAACCAGAGATTATTTATTCTCTAGAGGAATTGCCAAAGATAGAATAGAGAGTGCAATTGGTTATGGTGAATCTCAATTACTAAATAAATGTTCTAATGGTGTTAAATGTAGTGAAGAAGAGCACCAGAAAAATAGACGTTCTAAATTTATTATAACAAGTGGTTATTCAAAATAA
- a CDS encoding CAP domain-containing protein: protein MKTVLNLLFIALILVTSTSCSSDSSEEFSNEKEFVVIPESKTIEIEILELINEYRIANGFNSLAPMDAIKGQAFSHSDYMVETNNVSHDNFYSRKAYLINNAGAKTVTENVAYGFTNARSVVDAWLNSEGHKANIEGDFTNFEVSAEQNDEGKWYYTNIFINK, encoded by the coding sequence ATGAAAACTGTACTTAACCTACTTTTTATTGCATTAATTTTAGTTACATCTACATCTTGTTCAAGTGATTCTTCAGAAGAGTTTTCTAATGAAAAAGAGTTTGTAGTCATTCCTGAATCTAAAACAATTGAAATAGAAATTTTAGAACTTATTAATGAGTATAGAATAGCAAATGGCTTTAATAGTTTAGCTCCTATGGATGCTATAAAAGGTCAGGCATTTTCTCATTCAGATTATATGGTAGAGACAAACAATGTGTCTCATGATAATTTTTATTCTAGAAAAGCTTATTTAATTAATAATGCAGGTGCAAAAACAGTAACAGAAAATGTAGCTTATGGTTTTACTAATGCACGATCTGTTGTAGATGCCTGGTTAAACAGTGAAGGACATAAAGCTAATATAGAAGGCGACTTTACAAATTTTGAAGTATCTGCTGAACAAAACGATGAGGGCAAGTGGTACTACACAAATATTTTTATAAACAAATAA
- the pdxH gene encoding pyridoxamine 5'-phosphate oxidase, translated as MNKDLSNYRKSYEKGELLLEDTPDNPLNLFEKWFKDIDTNFPDIEANAMTLSTLGLDGFPKNRVVLLKSYNEKGFVFFTNYNSDKGKAILNDSKVCISFFWAEAERQIIIKGNAKKVDKTISDNYFNSRPRGSRLGAVASNQSEPVQSRAILDSTLEVLKNKYNNKPIDRPDYWGGFIIEPIEIEFWQGRANRLHDRILYKQAKNQDWNKNRLAP; from the coding sequence ATGAATAAAGACTTATCAAACTATAGAAAATCTTACGAAAAAGGTGAATTATTACTTGAAGATACGCCAGATAATCCATTAAATCTATTCGAAAAATGGTTTAAAGATATTGATACTAATTTCCCAGACATTGAAGCAAATGCAATGACACTTTCTACTTTAGGTTTAGATGGTTTTCCAAAAAACAGAGTTGTTCTTTTAAAAAGTTATAATGAAAAAGGATTTGTTTTTTTTACCAATTACAATAGTGATAAAGGAAAAGCGATATTAAACGACTCAAAAGTTTGTATTTCATTTTTTTGGGCTGAAGCTGAAAGACAAATTATTATAAAAGGAAATGCAAAGAAAGTAGATAAAACTATTAGCGATAATTATTTTAATTCCAGACCTAGAGGAAGTAGGCTAGGAGCTGTAGCTTCTAATCAAAGTGAGCCAGTACAAAGTAGAGCCATTTTGGATAGTACTCTTGAAGTTTTAAAAAATAAATATAACAATAAACCCATTGACAGACCAGATTATTGGGGAGGATTTATTATAGAACCTATAGAAATTGAATTTTGGCAAGGAAGAGCAAACCGTTTACATGATAGAATTTTATATAAACAAGCTAAAAATCAAGATTGGAACAAAAATAGATTAGCACCATAG
- a CDS encoding DUF3784 domain-containing protein yields MIIGQVLLSSILIITGYFVSKYPNLIAGYNTMSKKEKQKVNIKNLQNFLQWLLIGLGVFSLIFYFILDIINIPSERIISINSLIIVITVIIALVYVNTHKKFKN; encoded by the coding sequence ATGATTATAGGTCAAGTTTTATTAAGTAGTATTTTAATTATAACTGGTTATTTTGTTAGTAAGTATCCTAATTTAATTGCAGGATATAATACTATGTCTAAAAAAGAGAAACAAAAAGTAAATATAAAAAATTTACAAAATTTTCTACAATGGTTATTAATTGGTTTAGGTGTATTTTCTCTAATATTCTATTTTATATTAGACATTATTAATATCCCAAGTGAGCGTATTATATCAATAAACTCTTTAATAATTGTTATTACAGTAATTATTGCTTTGGTATATGTTAATACACATAAAAAGTTTAAAAACTAA
- a CDS encoding ribonuclease Z: MKLNILGCYSATPRTFTNPTAQVLEIKNHIFLIDCGEGTQVQLRKHKIKFNRIKHIFISHLHGDHFFGLVGLISTFRLLTREADLHIYGPKGIKEVITLQMKLSKSWTNYKLIFHELTSLESQVLFEDDKVQVSTIPLDHRVYTNGFLFKEKPGERKLDMNAVLNEDIEVAYYRKLKQGFNVENKKGDLVKNETVTFPPEKPKSYAFCSDTAYNEAIVPLIKNIDVIYHESTFLEQHAHLAPKTKHSTAKEAAKIAQLANAGKLILGHYSTRYDNLNMFKTEAKEYFDNVELADDGKVFNL; encoded by the coding sequence ATGAAATTAAATATTCTTGGTTGCTATAGTGCAACACCACGTACATTTACAAATCCTACAGCTCAAGTTTTAGAGATTAAAAACCATATTTTTTTAATAGATTGTGGAGAAGGTACACAAGTACAACTTAGAAAACATAAAATTAAGTTTAATCGTATTAAACACATATTTATTTCCCATTTACACGGTGACCATTTTTTTGGTTTAGTAGGTTTAATTTCAACATTTAGATTGTTGACTAGAGAAGCAGATCTTCATATCTATGGCCCTAAAGGGATAAAAGAGGTTATAACGCTTCAAATGAAATTAAGTAAGTCATGGACCAATTATAAGCTTATATTTCATGAATTAACTAGTTTAGAATCTCAAGTTCTCTTTGAAGACGATAAAGTCCAAGTTAGTACTATACCGTTAGATCATAGAGTGTATACCAACGGGTTTCTGTTTAAAGAAAAGCCTGGTGAACGCAAATTAGACATGAATGCTGTACTAAATGAAGATATTGAGGTAGCATATTATAGAAAGTTAAAACAAGGTTTTAATGTTGAAAACAAAAAAGGAGATCTTGTAAAAAATGAAACAGTAACATTTCCGCCAGAAAAGCCTAAAAGTTATGCCTTTTGTAGTGATACAGCATATAACGAAGCTATTGTGCCATTAATAAAAAATATAGATGTTATTTATCATGAGTCTACCTTTCTAGAACAACATGCTCATTTAGCACCAAAAACAAAACATAGTACAGCTAAAGAAGCTGCAAAAATAGCACAGTTAGCTAATGCAGGTAAATTGATATTAGGACATTACTCTACTAGATATGATAACTTGAATATGTTTAAAACAGAAGCAAAAGAGTATTTTGATAACGTAGAATTAGCAGACGATGGAAAGGTGTTTAACCTTTAG
- a CDS encoding aspartate carbamoyltransferase catalytic subunit, which produces MSELSVDHLLGIKYLQEKDIQLIFETADHFKEVINRPIKKVPSLRDITIANLFFENSTRTKLSFELAEKRLSADVINFSAGQSSVKKGETLIDTVNNILSMKVDMVVMRHPNPGAGVFLSKHVKANIINAGDGAHEHPTQALLDSYSIREKLGDVAGKNVVIVGDILHSRVALSNIYALKLQGANVMVCGPKTLLPKYIADLGVKVETNLRKALEWCDVANMLRVQNERMEISYFPSTREYTQQFGVNKELLDSLNKEITIMHPGPINRGVEITSDVADSKQAIILDQVQNGVAVRMAVIYLLASKIKQ; this is translated from the coding sequence ATGAGCGAGTTAAGTGTTGATCACTTATTAGGAATTAAGTACCTTCAAGAAAAAGATATTCAACTTATTTTTGAAACAGCCGATCATTTTAAAGAAGTGATTAATAGGCCAATAAAAAAAGTACCATCTCTCCGCGATATTACTATCGCAAATTTATTTTTTGAAAACTCAACCAGAACAAAACTTTCTTTCGAGTTAGCAGAAAAACGATTATCTGCCGATGTTATTAATTTTTCAGCAGGACAATCCTCTGTTAAAAAAGGAGAAACTTTAATAGATACTGTAAATAATATATTATCTATGAAAGTAGATATGGTAGTAATGCGGCATCCTAATCCAGGTGCTGGTGTGTTTTTATCTAAACATGTAAAAGCTAATATAATTAATGCCGGCGATGGCGCACACGAACATCCAACACAAGCCCTTTTAGACTCGTATTCTATAAGAGAAAAATTAGGAGATGTAGCAGGAAAAAATGTAGTAATTGTAGGAGATATTTTGCATAGTCGCGTGGCTTTATCAAATATATACGCTTTAAAATTACAAGGTGCAAATGTTATGGTTTGCGGTCCTAAAACACTTTTACCAAAATATATTGCAGATTTGGGTGTAAAAGTAGAAACAAACTTGCGCAAAGCGTTAGAATGGTGTGACGTTGCAAATATGCTACGTGTACAAAACGAACGTATGGAAATTAGTTATTTTCCATCTACACGAGAATATACACAACAATTTGGAGTTAATAAAGAGTTACTAGATTCGCTCAATAAAGAAATAACAATCATGCATCCAGGACCAATAAATAGAGGAGTTGAAATAACTAGTGATGTTGCAGATTCTAAACAAGCTATAATTCTGGATCAAGTACAAAATGGTGTTGCTGTAAGAATGGCTGTAATATATTTATTAGCTTCAAAAATAAAACAATAG